TCTACGTGATCGACCCGCAGCGCTGCACCGAGTGTGTTGGCCATTTCGGCGAGCCGCAGTGCGTGCAGGTCTGCCCGGTCGAGTGCATCCCGCTCGATCCCTTCCACCTGGAATCACCCGGCCAGCTGCAGCTGAAGTACGAGCAGCTGCAGGCTGCCAAGAAGGCCCTGCTCCCCACGACCAGTTGACCGACCGAGCCTCCCTGTGTCGGGCGGCACTGGTGGCGGTCAGGTGCCGTTCGTTGGTGTCGAGGAGGGTGGGGCCGCCGGCTTGGGCAAGGTCGCGCCAGGTTCCGCCGCCGAGGCTGCGGTGGGCGCGGGTTTGCGCGGCGGCTTGGGGCGTTCTGGCTTGGCGTGCACCAGTGAGGTGGCACGGGTCATGTCGCCGCTGAGGAAGGCCTCGGCGGCGGCGAGTGTGCGCGTGATGCTGTCTTCCACGGCCACGCGTTCCGCTTCGGGCGGCTTGCGCAGCACGTAGCTGGCCACCTCGACACGATCCCCCGGGTGCCCGATGCCCAGGCGCAGGCGCCAGAAGTCGGCGCTGCCGAGCTGGGCCTGGATGTCCTTCAGACCGTTGTGGCCGGCGGCGCTGCCACCGAGTTTCAGCTTGGACTGGCCGGGCAGCAGGTCGAGTTCATCGTGCACCACGAGGATCTCGGCGGGCTCGATCTTGAAGAAGCGCGCCAACGCCGCCACCGACTTGCCCGACAAGTTCATGTAGGTTTGCGGCTCCAGCAGCCAGACGGTATGGCCGTGGCGCGTAGGGCGGGCGGCCAGTCCGTGGTAGCTGCGCTCTGGATGCAGGCTGACCCCCCATTGGCGCGCGAGCGCATCGATCCACCAGAAACCGGCGTTGTGCCGGGTGGCCTCGTACTCCGGACCCGGGTTGCCCAGGCCGACCAGCAATCTGATCATCGCCAACGCTCCGTCACGGTGCGCTGCCAGGCCATGCCTTCATCGGGCCGGCGCACTGGCAGCGCCTGAAAGCAGCAACCCCGCACAGGGCGGGGTTGGATGGGCGGGAACCTGGTATGCCTGGCTCCCGGTGCGATCGCGGCCCTGAGGCGCGATCCGGGCCTTACTTCTTGCCCTTGCCCTTGCCCTTGGCGGGCGCTGCGGCGGGAGCGGCGGCGACCACCACTTCCTCTTCCACGATCGGCACCACCACGGCGACCACCGGGTTCTTGCGGCCATGGGTCACGACCTTGATGCTGGCGTCCAGCTTCAGGTCATCCACGTGCAGCGACTGGCCCTTGGCCAAGCCGCCCAGGTCGGCGGTCAGGAACTCAGGCAGCTTCTCGGCCAGGCACTCGATCTCGAGTTCGCTGACGACGTGGTTGATCAGGCACTTGTCGAACTTGACGGCCTGCGACTCGGCTTCGTTGACGAAGTGCAGCGGCACCTTCTTGTGGATGCGGGTGGTGGCGTCGACGCGCTGGAAGTCGATGTGCAGCACCTGCGGCTTGTAGGCGTGCTTCTGCACGTCGCGCAGCACGACCTTGGTCACCTCGCCGCCCAGGTCCATCTCCAGGACGGACGAGTGGAAGGCTTCCTTCTTCAGGGCGTGGAACAGCGCGTTGTGGTCCAGCTCGATCATGGCCGGCTGACCAGCACCGTAGACGATGCCGGGCACCTTGCCGCTGAGGCGCAGGCGGCGGCTCGCTCCGGTCCCCTGCAGCTCACGCGGGAATGCGACGAATTTCATGGATGACTCCAGATGATGGAAAGGAAAGCGCCCGCGACCAGGCGCTGTAAACACAGCCTGCCAACGTGGCAAGGCTGAGGACGTGCGGATCAGAAGTTGTTGTTCTGTTCCGCAAAGAGTGAGGTGACGGACTCGCCGTCAGAGATGCGGCGGATCGTCTCGGCGAACAGGAAGGCCACCGACAGCTGGCGGATCTTCGGGCAGTCCACCGCTTCACCACGCAGAGGGATGGTGTTCGTGATCACCACCTCGTCGAGGTGCGAATTGCGGATGCGCTCGACCGCCGGGCCAGACAGGATCGGGTGCGTGCAGTAGGCAAACACGCTCTTGGCGCCGCGTTCCTTGAGCACCTCGGCTGCCTTCACCAGCGTGCCCGCGGTGTCGATCATGTCGTCCATGACCACGCAGGTGCGCTTGTCGATTTCGCCGATGATGTGCATCACCTCGGAGACGTTGGCCTTCGGGCGGCGCTTGTCGATGATCGCCAGGTCGCAGCCGAGTTGCTTGGCCAGGGCACGGGCGCGCACCACGCCGCCGACGTCGGGCGAAACCACCACAAGGTCGTTGTAGCGCTTGCCCTGCAGGTCCGACAGCAGCACCGGCGAGGCGTAGATGTTGTCGACCGGGATGTCGAAGAAGCCCTGGATCTGGTCGGCGTGCAGGTCCATCGTCAGCACGCGGTTGACGCCAGCCGCTTCCAGCATGTTGGCAACCACCTTGGCGCTGATCGGCACGCGGGTGGAGCGCGGCCGGCGGTCCTGTCGGGCATAGCCGAAGTAGGGGATCACCGCGGTGATGCGCCGCGCTGACGCGCGCTTGAGCGCATCGACCATCAGCAGCAACTCCATCAGGTGCTCATTGGTCGGCGCGCAGGTGGGCTGGACCACGAAGACGTCGCGGGCGCGCACGTTCTGCTGGATCTCGATGGTGACTTCCCCATCGGAGAAACGGCCCACCGATGCCCGACCGAGCTCGACGCGCAGGTCGTTGGCAATCTCCTGGGCCAGGGCCGGATTGGCGTTGCCAGTGAAAAGGACGGTGTCTGCAAGCATCACGGAGGTCCGGGAGGTTCGGCGCCACGGGGACGTGGCACGTAGACAGGATCGGCGATCAGGAAGAAAACAGGCGCCGCGTCGGTAACCGACGGGCGCCTGTCATGATTTGGCAGGGGAGGAAGGACTCGAACCCTCGCATGTCGGAATCAAAATCCGATGCCTTGACCAACTTGGCGACTCCCCTACACAGGCCGCTCTTGCGAAACAGCCCACAACTCCAGCACTCAATCCGATGCCCAATCCACGAGGGGGTGAGCTTCCAGACTGCGGCACAGCCGACCGATCCAACCCACCGGCAAGGTCGCCAACACTTGCCTTGGATCCGCGAATCCATCTTCTGCGCCAGGATGATTCCCAGCTTCTGCAAACACTGCGCTACCGGATCCACTCATGCGGCCTGAGCCCACATGCTGCTCCAGCAACTTCAACGCTTGACTGACTTCAGGGCTGTAGGCTGCCGCTGCTGCCTGCAGATCGTTTTTGTCAAAGCGCTGCTTGTCTGCAAGAAAGACCGCTATTGTAGTGAGCGCAGTGTCGCGTGACAAGAGGGGGCTGGAAAAAATCGCCTGTGTTGGAATCGCGACAGGGGGTTTGAGCACCAGGTAGCTGGCTGCCGGGAGATCGATGGGCGTGATCTGCTCGCCGATGCCCTCGACCCAGGCATCGCGGCCGCCGATGAAGAAGGGCACGTCGGCACCCAGCTGCAGGCCCAGCGCGAGCAGCCGCGACCGAGGCCAGTTCAGGCCCCAGAGCCGGTTCAGGGCGAGCAGCGTGGTGGCGGCATCCGAGCTGCCGCCGCCCAGCCCGGCACCCCAGGGCACCTGCTTGTCGATGGCGATGTGGGCGCCGAGCCGGCAGCCGCTGGCGGCCTGCAGGGCCCGTGCAGCGCGCAGGCAGAGGTCGTCGGCCGGCAGTGCGGCCCCCAAGTCGCTGCGGCTGATCTGCCCCGCAGGCCGCAGCTCGACGTGCAGCGTGTCCATCCAGTCGATCAGCACGAAGACCGACTGCAGCAGGTGATAGCCATCGGGGCGACGCCCGACGACGTGCAGGAAGAGGTTGAGCTTGGCCGGGGCCGGGAGGTCGTAGAGCGCAGTCAGTGACATGGCATAGATTCCGAGGCGATCGGTTGGATCGGCGCGCGTCCTGCCGGACGTTCAGCGGGCATCGAGCTTGATGCGCACGGTCACGATCGGGGCTGGATCGGTCCGGGAGAGCACGACCAGCCCGTCAGCAATGCGTTGCAGTGCCACCTGCCAGCCCATTTGCGCGAAACCGGCGGCGCCGTCTGGCAGGGGGTGGGCGGCCGCAGCCGGCCAGGGGCGGCCGCCGAGCCAGTCGAACAGCGCCGCGATCGGCACCGGCTCGCCGAGCAGGTCTGCCGACAACGCGTCGAGGGTGGCATAGCGACGGATGCCGTCGCCGGTGACCAGGCGCACCGACCCGGGCGACCAGGCCGCGAGCCCATGCTGCGTGCCCAGCGGGCTGAGCAGGGCCAGGCGGCCGCTGGCGGGGTCGCCCGCGAGTTCGAAGCCGGCGCTGAAGGAGCGCTCGCTGTCGCCGGCCACCTGCACCGCGAGCCGGCCGCTGTGCCGCAGCGGCAGCTCGCCCGGCCCGGAGGGCAGGCTTTGGCAGCCCGTCAGGCCTGCGGCTGTCGTCCAGCCCAGCCAGGCGCGCCGAGTCAGCCGCATCAGAGGCGAACCTTCAGGCGTGCGAGCGTCTCGGTGAGCACCTCGTTGCCGGCATCACGATCCCGCCCGGCGCGCCAGACCTGCCGGGCCGCGTCCTGCTGGCCGTCGGCCCAAAGCACCTCGCCCAGGTGGGCGGCGATCTCCACGTCCGGGCGGCGGTCGTAGGCCTCGTGCAGCAGCTTCAGTGCGGCGGCGCGGTTGCCGCTGCGGAACTCGACCCAGCCCATGCTGTCGGTGATGAAGGGGTCGCCCGGCGCCAGGGTCAGGGCCTTGGCCACCAACTCGCGCGCCTCGGCCAGTCGCAGGCCGCGATCCGCCAGGCTGTAGCCCAGGGCGTTGTAGGCGTGCTGTTGATCCGGCTTGATCGCGATGACGCGCCGCAGCAGGCCCTCCATCTCGTCGAAGCGCCGCAGCCGTTCGGCCAGCAGTGCCTGCTCATAGAGCAGATCGGGGTCGTTCGCCAGGCGGGCGTTGGCCTGGACCAGCAGATCGTAGGCCGCCTGCCACTGCTGCATGTCACGCAGCAGCCGGGTCTCGGCCATCACCTTGCTGCGCACGGCCTCCGGCGTGCCCTCCGGCAGAGACTGCAGCAGTGCCCGGGCCTCGGCGAGCTTGCCCTGGCGGGCCAGCAGGGAGGCGCGGCGCTGCAGCACGCCGGCGCTGGCGTGTGTGTCCCCGAGCTTCTCCAGCCAGCCCTGGGCGGCGCGGAAGTCCTTCTGCTGCTCGGCCGCCTGGGCCAGCATCAGGTAGGCCTGGGAGAGTTCCTGGACGGCTTCCGCCTGCGGCCCGTGCTGGTCGTCGTCATCGGCCTCCGGCTCGTCGTCGGGCGCGGTCTCGCCCTGCGGGGGCGCGGGGCGGGCAGGTGCCTGGGCGGCGGGGGGCGGCGGCGCCTGGCGGATCGCCAGGTAGCGCTCCAGCGCCGCCTGGGCATCGAGGGGCTGGCCCAGCTCCAGCAGCAGGGCGCCCTGCATCAACCAGCCGGCCGCCAGCTGCGGGTCGGCGCCGGTGGCATCGCGTGCACCGGCCAGGGCCTCGCGATAGCGTTGTGCGGCCGTGAGCCGCCTGGCGTAGGCCAGCCGCACCCGGGCGTCCGGCTGGGAGGTCTTCAGGTAGGACTGCACCAGCGCCTCGCCGCGGGGCTCCTGCTCCATCATCTCCAGGCCGAGCATGGCCACGCCTTCGGCAGCAGGGTCGTTCTGCTGGGCCTCGTGGGCCGCGTCCAGGCTGCGTGCTGCGTCACCGGCGATCCACCAAATCCGCGCGCTCGCCAACTGGGCGCTGGCCTGGGTGGCCTTCGCCTCCCGCCAGGGCTTGAGCACGTCGGCCAGCACCTGGGCGGCCGCCTTGGCCTGGCTGCCGCGCACCACCAGGCGGGGCAGCGAGGCGATGGTGGCGTTGCGCTGTGCTGCCGGCGTCAGCTCGATCAGCGCCCGCACCGGCTCCTGGGCTTCGGCGGGGCGCCCCAGCGCCATCAGCACCTGGGCCTGCATCTCCGCCGCCGCCACGGAGCGCGGCAGGCTGCGGCGCCATTCCTTGAGCGCACCCAGCGCCTGGTCGGCCGCGCGCGCTTCGATCGCCATGTCGACCGCGCGGCGGAACAGGCGGTCGTCACGCTGCTTGCGGGCGGCCTCCGTCATCACCTGGATCGCCGTGCCGGGCTCGCCGCGACGCTGTTCCACCTCGCTCACCAGCAGCTGGTAGAACAGTTCGGCGTCCAGTGCCGATGGGCGCGGCACGGTGGGTGACTGCGCCTGCGCCGCACCGAAGGTGCCCAGGCACAGGGCCACGAAGCTGGCGCGCCACCCCGTGTGCGCGGGGCCGGCAGCAAGGCCGCGACCGGTTCGAGGGCGGCGCGGGGCGCTGGATCGCAAGGGCATGATGGCTCGGGGGCAGTCGCTGGACGGGGAAGGGCCGAATGATTCTAGGGCGGCGCTGCGGCGGGGCGCCCCATCCCATAATCGTTCCATGCCCGAGTTGCCGGAAGTTGAAGTCACCCGCCTGAGCCTGGTCGACCGCCTGGAGGGCGCCCGACTGCTGGGCCTGCGTCTGGGCAAGCCATTGCGCTGGCCGTTGGGCGTGGCGCCCCTGGCGCTGGCTGGTGCCCGCATCGGCCGGCTGCAGCGGCGCGGCAAGTACCTCTGGATGCCGCTCGGGACAGCGGGCGACGCGAGCCGCGAGGAGGCTGTCGAGGGGGGCGAGCCGGCCGAGACACCGGGGCTGCTGATCCACCTCGGCATGTCCGGGGCGCTGCGCTTGGACGCTGAGCTGCCGCCCGCCGGGCCGCACGACCATGTCGACTGGCTCACCGACCGGGGCACCCTGCGCCTGCACGACCCGCGCCGCTTCGGTGCGGTGGTGTGGTCGCCGGGGCGGGACCTTGATCCGGCGGCGCGGCTGCTGGCGGGCCTGGGCGTCGAGCCCCTGGAGCCGGGCTTCACCGCCGAGCGGCTGCACGCGGGGCTGCAGGGGCGCCGCGTGGCGGTCAAGCACGCGCTGCTGGCTGGCGACGTGGTGGTGGGCGTGGGCAACATCTACTGTTCAGAGGCGCTGTTCGCAGCAGGCATCGACCCGCGCACCGCCGCCGGGCGGGTCAGCCTGCTGCGCTGCCGCCGGCTGGCGCAGGCGATCCGCGAGGTGCTGCAGCGCGCGGTGACCCTGGGGGGCTCGACGCTGCGCGACTTCCACGACGCGCACGGGCACGGCGGCGCCTTCCAGACCCAGGCGCAGGTCTATGGCCGGGCAGGGCAGCCCTGCCGACGCTGCGGCGGCACGGTGCAGCGCATCGTCCAGGGGCAGCGCGCCAGCTACTTTTGCCCCGGCTGCCAGCATCGTTGAGCCCGCCCGCGGCGGCGCGGATCTGCGACAGCGCGCAAATCCGGTGCGAATCGGGGCATTGGCAGTACCGGCAAGCGTGCGCACCTGCCGGACTGCGGGGGCAGGGGCCCACCGCGGATGCGGGGGGCTGAGCTACCATGAACCATGGTCCGGCCCCACGCCGGATGCAGCCCTACGATGAACGAGTCCTACCAGCCTGCTCCCAGCCCCCTCGCCATCACCGCGGCCGCCAGCGCGGCCGGCTCGACGGATCCGGCGGCCGTGCACGAGCCCTTCGTGCGCAGCCTGGATGCCCTGGGCATCTGGCGCGGCGCGCTGGAAGAACGTGTGCGCGACCTGGTGCGCTACCTGCGTGAGCAGAGCCTGCTCGACGAGGCGGCCAGCGACCTGCTCGACTCGCTGCGCCAGCGCCTGGCCGGCGAGAAGCTGGTGGTGGCCTTCGTGGCCGAGTTCTCGCGCGGCAAGTCCGAGCTGATCAACGCGATCTTCTTCGCCGACAACAAGCGGCGCATCATGCCGGCCTCGCCGGGGCGCACCACGATGTGCCCGGTCGAGCTGGGCTGGGACGCCGAGGACCCGCCCGGGCTGGCGCTGCTGCCCATCGAGACGCGGCTGGACGGCGCTTCGCTGGCCGAGCTGCGCCACAAGCGCACGGCCTGGGTGCGCAAGCCGGTGGATGTGAACGACCCCGAGGCCTTTGCGCAGGCGCTGACGGCGGTGATGGACACCCGCCTGACCAGCGTGGACGAGGCTCGCGCACTGGGCTTCTGGAACGACGACCAGCCGGCCGACAACCCGCCGATGAGCGCCGACGGCCAGGTCGAGGTGCCGCGCTGGCGCCATGCGCTGATCAATGCGCCGCACCCGCTGCTCAAGCGCGGGCTGGTGGTGCTGGACACCCCGGGCCTCAACGCCATCGGCGCCGAGCCCGAGCTGACGGTGGGCCTGCTGCCCAGCGCGCACGTGGTGGTCTTCGTGCTCGGCGCGGATACCGGCGTGACCCGCTCGGACCTGGAAATCTGGCGCGACCACCTCGCCTCGCAGGTGCTGACGCGCTACGTGGTGCTCAACAAGATCGACGCGCTCTACGACCCGCTGTCCACCGTCGAGCACAGCGAGGCGCAGATCGCCAGCCAGTGCGCCCAGGTGGCCAAGACGCTGCAGATCCCGCAGGCGCGCGTGTTCCCGATCTCGGCACGCCAGGCGCTGGAGGCCCGCGTCGAAGGCAACCCGCGCCTGCTGGTGGACAGCCGCCTGCTGGCGCTGGAGCAGGCGCTGGCGCAGCAGCTGCTGCCGCAGCGGCGTGCGGTGTTCGAGCAGCTCACGCTGGAGGCGCTCGCCGTCGTGCAGCAGCAGACGGTGCGCAACCTCACCGACCTGCGCCGTCACCTGGCCGAGCAGCTGCTGGAGTTGCGCGACCTGCGCGGCAAGAACGTCGGCAAGGTCCGGCTGATGCTGCAGCGCGTCACCGCCGAAACCAATGAATTCGAGGCCTGCACCACCCAGCTCTCGGCCCTGCGCGCGGTGCACGGGCGCATGCTCAAGGAGCTGCTGGCCCAGCTGGCCGGCGAGCGGCTGCGCACCGAGGTCGACGGCATGATCGGCTCGATCCGCGACTCGCTGCTCAAGCTCGGTGCCAAGCGCTCCTACACGCAGCTGTTCGCGTCGCTGCGG
The Sphaerotilus microaerophilus DNA segment above includes these coding regions:
- a CDS encoding YfhL family 4Fe-4S dicluster ferredoxin, producing the protein MALMITAECINCDVCEPECPNQAISMGEQFYVIDPQRCTECVGHFGEPQCVQVCPVECIPLDPFHLESPGQLQLKYEQLQAAKKALLPTTS
- the pth gene encoding aminoacyl-tRNA hydrolase; translation: MIRLLVGLGNPGPEYEATRHNAGFWWIDALARQWGVSLHPERSYHGLAARPTRHGHTVWLLEPQTYMNLSGKSVAALARFFKIEPAEILVVHDELDLLPGQSKLKLGGSAAGHNGLKDIQAQLGSADFWRLRLGIGHPGDRVEVASYVLRKPPEAERVAVEDSITRTLAAAEAFLSGDMTRATSLVHAKPERPKPPRKPAPTAASAAEPGATLPKPAAPPSSTPTNGT
- a CDS encoding 50S ribosomal protein L25/general stress protein Ctc; amino-acid sequence: MKFVAFPRELQGTGASRRLRLSGKVPGIVYGAGQPAMIELDHNALFHALKKEAFHSSVLEMDLGGEVTKVVLRDVQKHAYKPQVLHIDFQRVDATTRIHKKVPLHFVNEAESQAVKFDKCLINHVVSELEIECLAEKLPEFLTADLGGLAKGQSLHVDDLKLDASIKVVTHGRKNPVVAVVVPIVEEEVVVAAAPAAAPAKGKGKGKK
- a CDS encoding ribose-phosphate pyrophosphokinase, translating into MLADTVLFTGNANPALAQEIANDLRVELGRASVGRFSDGEVTIEIQQNVRARDVFVVQPTCAPTNEHLMELLLMVDALKRASARRITAVIPYFGYARQDRRPRSTRVPISAKVVANMLEAAGVNRVLTMDLHADQIQGFFDIPVDNIYASPVLLSDLQGKRYNDLVVVSPDVGGVVRARALAKQLGCDLAIIDKRRPKANVSEVMHIIGEIDKRTCVVMDDMIDTAGTLVKAAEVLKERGAKSVFAYCTHPILSGPAVERIRNSHLDEVVITNTIPLRGEAVDCPKIRQLSVAFLFAETIRRISDGESVTSLFAEQNNNF
- the ispE gene encoding 4-(cytidine 5'-diphospho)-2-C-methyl-D-erythritol kinase, which encodes MSLTALYDLPAPAKLNLFLHVVGRRPDGYHLLQSVFVLIDWMDTLHVELRPAGQISRSDLGAALPADDLCLRAARALQAASGCRLGAHIAIDKQVPWGAGLGGGSSDAATTLLALNRLWGLNWPRSRLLALGLQLGADVPFFIGGRDAWVEGIGEQITPIDLPAASYLVLKPPVAIPTQAIFSSPLLSRDTALTTIAVFLADKQRFDKNDLQAAAAAYSPEVSQALKLLEQHVGSGRMSGSGSAVFAEAGNHPGAEDGFADPRQVLATLPVGWIGRLCRSLEAHPLVDWASD
- a CDS encoding lipoprotein insertase outer membrane protein LolB, with translation MRLTRRAWLGWTTAAGLTGCQSLPSGPGELPLRHSGRLAVQVAGDSERSFSAGFELAGDPASGRLALLSPLGTQHGLAAWSPGSVRLVTGDGIRRYATLDALSADLLGEPVPIAALFDWLGGRPWPAAAAHPLPDGAAGFAQMGWQVALQRIADGLVVLSRTDPAPIVTVRIKLDAR
- a CDS encoding tetratricopeptide repeat protein; the protein is MPLRSSAPRRPRTGRGLAAGPAHTGWRASFVALCLGTFGAAQAQSPTVPRPSALDAELFYQLLVSEVEQRRGEPGTAIQVMTEAARKQRDDRLFRRAVDMAIEARAADQALGALKEWRRSLPRSVAAAEMQAQVLMALGRPAEAQEPVRALIELTPAAQRNATIASLPRLVVRGSQAKAAAQVLADVLKPWREAKATQASAQLASARIWWIAGDAARSLDAAHEAQQNDPAAEGVAMLGLEMMEQEPRGEALVQSYLKTSQPDARVRLAYARRLTAAQRYREALAGARDATGADPQLAAGWLMQGALLLELGQPLDAQAALERYLAIRQAPPPPAAQAPARPAPPQGETAPDDEPEADDDDQHGPQAEAVQELSQAYLMLAQAAEQQKDFRAAQGWLEKLGDTHASAGVLQRRASLLARQGKLAEARALLQSLPEGTPEAVRSKVMAETRLLRDMQQWQAAYDLLVQANARLANDPDLLYEQALLAERLRRFDEMEGLLRRVIAIKPDQQHAYNALGYSLADRGLRLAEARELVAKALTLAPGDPFITDSMGWVEFRSGNRAAALKLLHEAYDRRPDVEIAAHLGEVLWADGQQDAARQVWRAGRDRDAGNEVLTETLARLKVRL
- the mutM gene encoding bifunctional DNA-formamidopyrimidine glycosylase/DNA-(apurinic or apyrimidinic site) lyase, producing the protein MPELPEVEVTRLSLVDRLEGARLLGLRLGKPLRWPLGVAPLALAGARIGRLQRRGKYLWMPLGTAGDASREEAVEGGEPAETPGLLIHLGMSGALRLDAELPPAGPHDHVDWLTDRGTLRLHDPRRFGAVVWSPGRDLDPAARLLAGLGVEPLEPGFTAERLHAGLQGRRVAVKHALLAGDVVVGVGNIYCSEALFAAGIDPRTAAGRVSLLRCRRLAQAIREVLQRAVTLGGSTLRDFHDAHGHGGAFQTQAQVYGRAGQPCRRCGGTVQRIVQGQRASYFCPGCQHR
- a CDS encoding dynamin family protein; translated protein: MNESYQPAPSPLAITAAASAAGSTDPAAVHEPFVRSLDALGIWRGALEERVRDLVRYLREQSLLDEAASDLLDSLRQRLAGEKLVVAFVAEFSRGKSELINAIFFADNKRRIMPASPGRTTMCPVELGWDAEDPPGLALLPIETRLDGASLAELRHKRTAWVRKPVDVNDPEAFAQALTAVMDTRLTSVDEARALGFWNDDQPADNPPMSADGQVEVPRWRHALINAPHPLLKRGLVVLDTPGLNAIGAEPELTVGLLPSAHVVVFVLGADTGVTRSDLEIWRDHLASQVLTRYVVLNKIDALYDPLSTVEHSEAQIASQCAQVAKTLQIPQARVFPISARQALEARVEGNPRLLVDSRLLALEQALAQQLLPQRRAVFEQLTLEALAVVQQQTVRNLTDLRRHLAEQLLELRDLRGKNVGKVRLMLQRVTAETNEFEACTTQLSALRAVHGRMLKELLAQLAGERLRTEVDGMIGSIRDSLLKLGAKRSYTQLFASLRQMLDDAQKRSQDVRDMLGAYFSRLNTEFGFSLVASSMPELSRFRDDLALIERSYVQYLGLSQAMRLAQPRFLDQFRRMLISRLRVVFEGAASEIELWNRTASAQVDAQLRERRKAFKRRRDSLERIQSAASELELRLSELEAQDARLATIEVHLNQLFEDARRAATQREFDTVTDGSAASAFMPLTTIPAPRAAEPAPVPRAPMLHPLPLLEPLPVLEPLPVLQPAGPTGSFEATTPLGAAGLDPLAVRA